The Candidatus Sphingomonas colombiensis genome contains the following window.
ATCTGGTTGGTCACGTCCACCGACCGATCGGACGCGAGATAGGCGACGAGCGGCGCGATCTTCTCCGCGCTCATCGATTGCATCCGTTCGACGCGCTGCTTCTGCTCGGGCGTCTCGGCGGGGATGGAGGCGGTCATACGACTCCACGCGAAAGGGGCGATGCAATTGGATCGCACGCCCACCCGCGCCATGTCGAGCGCGATCGATTGCGACATTGCCGCCAGCCCCAATTTGGCGGCGGAATAATTCGCCTGCCCCAGATTGCCGATCAGCCCGCTGGTGGAGGTGAAGTGGATGAAGCTGCCCGATTGCTGCTCGCGGAAATAGGGGGTTGCGGCCTTGGAGACATTGAACGCGCCGGTCAGATTGACGTCGATGACGCTCGTCCAGTCCTCATAGCTCATCTTGTGCCAGATCGTGTCGCGCAGGATGCCGGCGTTGTTCACGACCGCGTCGATCCGGCCGAAGCGTTGCACCGCATCCTCGACGATCGAGGTTGCCGCCTTGGGATCGGAAACGTCGGCAAGGTTGGCGATCGCCTTGCCGCCGGCCGCGACGATATCGGCGACGGTCGTTTCCGCGGGCCCGGCGTCTCCACCGTCGCCGCCTTGCGCGACGCCGGGATCGTTGACGACCACCGCCGCACCTTCACGCGCGCACAGCAGGGCGATCTCGCGCCCGATCCCACGGCCCGCGCCGGTGATCGCGACGACCTTCCCCTCCAGAATGCGGCCCATGGCATTTTCTCCTTCGAGTCGACTTGTGGGGCGATAAACCCTGGCCCGAAGTTCTTCAACATTGAGAATTGAATTTCATATATATGAAAACTATCGTGCCGCGATGACCGGCCCGATCCGCTCCGTCGCGCAAGCCTTCGCGATCCTTCGTCTGCTTGGCGAGAGCAGCCCAATGTCGCTCTCCGATATCGCGCGCATCGTGGGCCTCAGCCCGTCGAGCTGTTTCAACCTGCTGAAAACGCTGCTCGACGAAGGCGCAATCGAGCGGGATGCGCGCACCAAATATTATCGCCTCACGCGCGTCTGGGCGGCGGCGGAGGCATTGCGCGACGATGCGGCGCAGGGGCTGGCGGAGCGCGCGCGCCCGGCGATGGCGAAGCTCGCGCAGGCGAACGACGCTGCGATCGCTTTGTGGAAAGTGATCTCGCGCGAACGCGTGCGGCTCATCCTCCGCGCCGAGAGCGACGCCGGGGTCCGCGTCGCGATGGCCGACGGCCAGCGCCAGCCGCTCGGTGGCGGCGCGGTGGGGCGCGCGCTCGCGGCGGCGCAGGAGGTGAGCGGCGGCGAGCTGGCGAGGCGCTACGCGGCGGTCCGCTGGCAGACCGCGCTGTCGTTCGAGGATTATGCGGCGCAGGTGCGGCGTGCGCGCGATCGCGGCTTCGCCGTGGACGATGGCTTCACGCATCGCGGCATCTGCACCGTCGCGGTGCCGATCACCGAAATCGCGCCGGGCTTCTGCCTGTCGGCGTCGATCTTCGCCGGATCGCGCGGGGAAGCGGAAATCGTGGCGCTGGCGGGCGAACTGACGCGGCTGCGCGCGGCCTTGCTGCCCGCCTGACCGCCCTCTTGCCACGCGGCCGTCCAATGGGTCAGAGCGCGCAATTGTCGGCGCAATCATCGCGCCCGCGTCCGGAGCAAATCTTCATGCCCAATGTCTTCGATCTGCCCGCTTCGCCGACGGTTGCCATCCATGGCAGCGAGGAACGCTTTCCGGTCGGGCGGATTTTCTGCGTCGGGCGCAATTATGCCGATCACGCGCGAGAGATGGGGAGCAATCCCGATCGCGAGCCGCCCTTCTTTTTCTACAAGTTCGCGCAAGATGCGGTGCCGGGCGGCGGGTTGATCCCCTATCCGCCGGTGACGGGCGATCTTCACTACGAGGCCGAGCTGGTCGTCGCGATCGGGCGCGAAGGCGCGGCGGTGGCCCCCGAGCGCGCGCTCGATCTCGTCTATGGCTATGCCGCCGGGCTCGACATGACGCGGCGCGATCTTCAGGCGCAGGCGAAGGACAAGGGACGCCCGTGGGATATTGCGAAGAATTTCGCTTTCTCCGCGCCGATCGGTTCGTTGCGGCGGGTGGCGGATGCCGGCCATGCCAGTTCGGGCGCG
Protein-coding sequences here:
- a CDS encoding helix-turn-helix domain-containing protein, whose translation is MTGPIRSVAQAFAILRLLGESSPMSLSDIARIVGLSPSSCFNLLKTLLDEGAIERDARTKYYRLTRVWAAAEALRDDAAQGLAERARPAMAKLAQANDAAIALWKVISRERVRLILRAESDAGVRVAMADGQRQPLGGGAVGRALAAAQEVSGGELARRYAAVRWQTALSFEDYAAQVRRARDRGFAVDDGFTHRGICTVAVPITEIAPGFCLSASIFAGSRGEAEIVALAGELTRLRAALLPA
- a CDS encoding fumarylacetoacetate hydrolase family protein codes for the protein MPNVFDLPASPTVAIHGSEERFPVGRIFCVGRNYADHAREMGSNPDREPPFFFYKFAQDAVPGGGLIPYPPVTGDLHYEAELVVAIGREGAAVAPERALDLVYGYAAGLDMTRRDLQAQAKDKGRPWDIAKNFAFSAPIGSLRRVADAGHASSGAITLTLNGDVRQRGDIGDMIWNVAEVIAHLSRLERLLPGDLIYTGTPAGVGAVAPGDRLIVSIAGLSPLEVTIGEREADFI
- a CDS encoding SDR family oxidoreductase, translating into MGRILEGKVVAITGAGRGIGREIALLCAREGAAVVVNDPGVAQGGDGGDAGPAETTVADIVAAGGKAIANLADVSDPKAATSIVEDAVQRFGRIDAVVNNAGILRDTIWHKMSYEDWTSVIDVNLTGAFNVSKAATPYFREQQSGSFIHFTSTSGLIGNLGQANYSAAKLGLAAMSQSIALDMARVGVRSNCIAPFAWSRMTASIPAETPEQKQRVERMQSMSAEKIAPLVAYLASDRSVDVTNQIFAVRRNEILLFSKPRPIRSMVKVEGWTAESIADELIPAFRPSFARADEVSAHVFPYDPV